A part of Rhinatrema bivittatum chromosome 16, aRhiBiv1.1, whole genome shotgun sequence genomic DNA contains:
- the LOC115077520 gene encoding olfactory receptor 10C1-like, with protein MIRDNQSYVTEFILLGFSSDPTVQGLLFLVFSIMYFLTLIGNVTIILIVTADSLLQKPMYYFIRNLAFLEICYTSVTVPEMLVNFLSEDKSVSFFGCATQMYFFSFLGDAECCLLAVMSYDRYVAICSPLHYGTIMNKKVCAQMVAACWTIGIVYEFGSTVFVFTLHFCGPNKVDHFFCDINPILKLSCQDTSQNEISAFIGTVILILIPFLFILISYIRILSTILRIRSAGGRRRAFSTCASHLIIVSLFFGTGIFTYLLPKSWHSPIVDKLFALFYAVLIPMLNPLIYSLRNKEVLDILSKRIGRKMNSPSF; from the coding sequence ATGATCAGAGACAATCAATCTTATGTGACAGAGTTCATCCTTTTGGGCTTCTCTAGTGACCCCACTGTTCAGGGTTTACTCTTCTTGGTATTCTCCATTATGTATTTTCTCACCTTAATAGGGAATGTCACCATCATTTTGATAGTAACAGCGGACTCTCTCCTTCAGAAACCCATGTACTACTTCATCAGGAACTTGGCTTTCTTGGAGATCTGCTACACCTCTGTCACTGTCCCTGAGATGCTGGTGAACTTCCTCTCAGAGGACAaaagtgtttctttttttggttgtGCTACACAgatgtatttcttttcctttttaggaGATGCAGAGTGTTGCCTTCTTGCTGTGATGTCTTATGACCGGTATGTGGCCATCTGTAGCCCGCTGCATTATGGTACCATCATGAATAAGAAAGTATGTGCCCAAATGGTGGCAGCTTGTTGGACTATTGGAATTGTGTATGAGTTTGGATCGACTGTCTTTGTCTTTACTTTACATTTCTGTGGCCCTAATAAGGTTGATCATTTCTTTTGCGACATCAATCCCATCTTAAAGCTTTCCTGCCAGGACACTTCACAGAATGAAATTTCTGCCTTCATTGGCACTGTGATATTGATTCTCATACCCTTTCTTTTTATCCTCATCTCTTATATTCGCATCCTTTCTACGATCCTAAGGATCCGTTCAGCAGGGGGAAGACGCAGGGCCTTCTCCACCTGTGCCTCCCACCTTATCATCGTCTCTTTGTTCTTTGGAACGGGAATATTTACCTATTTGCTTCCCAAATCCTGGCATTCCCCCATTGTGGATAAATTATTTGCTCTGTTCTATGCTGTTCTAATTCCAATGTTGAACCCATTGATCTACAGTTTGAGGAATAAAGAAGTGCTAGATATTTTGAGCAAAAGAATAGGGAGGAAAATGAATTCTCCAAGCTTTTAA